A genome region from Engraulis encrasicolus isolate BLACKSEA-1 chromosome 6, IST_EnEncr_1.0, whole genome shotgun sequence includes the following:
- the henmt1 gene encoding small RNA 2'-O-methyltransferase, producing the protein MCPLFSPPLFMQRYQFVVDFVQAHGSKKVLDLGCAECSLLKQLQYHGKGVELLVGVDKDSSSMKTRMHSFAPLSSDYLQPREGPLEIELYQGNVTQPDPITRGFDLITCIELIEHMQLEDVERFSEVLFGFMAPSAVIVSTPNADYNPLLPGLVGFRHPDHKFEWSRQEFQLWAVRLSELFGYSVSITGVGALDDAHTDVGFCSQIAVFNRKPSQNDPTNQHRSRGEPTVYRLLYSVAYPSLSDNNVLQRMLVNEVLSQAEQVKAAWLSGEWAAKMAGAREPYRQGGDICVSLLDVWACPQVKHLCGTLRRFTEALVGERRVPLTPDRQAVIVPTEEEDEEELDEEEEDEEEMAAVEARCTTTTTSVATEDWEEEITHSAVGELTACHVLAHD; encoded by the exons ATGTGTCCATTGTTTTCTCCCCCACTATTTATGCAGCGATATCAATTCGTTGTTGACTTCGTGCAAGCGCACGGTAGCAAAAAG GTTCTTGACCTCGGGTGTGCGGAGTGTAGTCTTCTGAAGCAGTTGCAATACCATGGCAAGGGAGTTGAGCTGCTTGTCGGCGTGGATAAAGATAGTTCATCGATGAAGACAAGAAT GCACTCATTCGCTCCGTTGTCGAGTGACTATTTGCAGCCAAGAGAAGGGCCTCTGGAAATCGAGTTGTACCAGGGCAACGTGACCCAACCTGACCCCATAACCCGTGGCTTCGATCTGATCACCTGCATAGAGCT aatcGAACACATGCAGTTGGAGGATGTGGAGAGGTTTTCAGAAGTGCTCTTCGGGTTCATGGCGCCCAGTGCTGTCATCGTCAGCACCCCCAATGCAGACTACAACCCTCTGCTGCCAGGCCTGGTGGGCTTTAGGCATCCTGACCACAAGTTTGAATGGAGCAGACAGGAGTTTCAGCTCTG GGCTGTAAGGCTGAGTGAGCTATTCGGCTACTCTGTTAGTATAACGGGTGTAGGGGCACTGGATGACGCGCACACGGATGTAGGCTTCTGCTCCCAGATAGCCGTGTTCAACAGGAAGCCCTCTCAAAACGACCCCACCAACCAACACCGCTCAAGGGGGGAGCCCACCGTCTACAggctg CTGTACTCCGTGGCGTACCCGAGCCTGAGTGACAACAACGTCCTGCAGAGGATGCTGGTGAACGAGGTGCTGAGCCAGGCCGAGCAAGTCAAGGCGGCCTGGCTGAGCGGGGAGTGGGCCGCCAAGATGGCGGGCGCCAGGGAGCCGTACCGGCAGGGCGGCGACATCTGCGTGTCCCTGCTGGACGTGTGGGCGTGCCCGCAGGTGAAGCACCTGTGCGGCACACTGCGGAGGTTCACCGAGGCGCTGGTGGGTGAGAGGCGCGTACCACTCACGCCGGACCGGCAGGCCGTCATCGTGCCCAcggaggaggaagacgaagaggagctagatgaggaagaggaagatgaggaggaaatgGCTGCTGTAGAGGCAaggtgcaccaccaccaccacctctgtgGCCACTGAGGACTGGGAGGAGGAGATTACACACAGTGCAGTGGGCGAACTCACAGCATGTCATGTATTAGCAcatgattaa
- the LOC134451469 gene encoding ictacalcin-like gives MSTLKEAMATLIEVFHKYAGGDELLNKAELKVLLEREFGDMLVLVGNLKDPRVADGIFRRMDLDGSGSVDFAEFVTMVAEFTAAINNMHCR, from the exons ATGTCTACACTTAAGGAAGCCATGGCCACACTCATTGAGGTCTTCCACAAATATGCTGGTGGCGACGAGCTCCTCAACAAGGCTGAGCTGAAGGTCCTGTTGGAGCGGGAGTTTGGTGACATGCTGGTATTGGTGGGG AATCTAAAAGACCCAAGAGTGGCAGATGGGATCTTCAGACGCATGGACCTGGATGGCAGTGGAAGCGTTGACTTCGCAGAGTTTGTGACAATGGTGGCTGAGTTCACTGCTGCAATCAATAACATGCATTGCAGATGA